A part of Prolixibacteraceae bacterium genomic DNA contains:
- a CDS encoding FAD:protein FMN transferase produces MKQFRIWLALSLCVTCLWGCSTSSSKYVFNSGAVYGTLYHIVYESPDGDDMHEEIKAEMQRFDNSLSTFNPVSTISKINKNEPTELDPFFLKCYNKAVLVSEATEGAFDMTVAPMVNAWGFGFKNREKVTPEVVDSLKSIVGYQKVHLKEGKIIKQDPRTMLDASAIAKGFSVDVVAEYLKNKGCKNFMVEIGGEIVAQGVNSKNKTWVIGINKPKEDMPLDHQELQATVSLKNCGMATSGNYRNFYVDGGKKYAHTIDPRSGYPVQHSLLSSSVMAPTCMEADAFATSFMVLGVEKSQEIVLANPKLEAFFIYADDKGNTKIWSSPGFKKQIKDIIE; encoded by the coding sequence ATGAAGCAGTTTAGAATTTGGCTCGCATTAAGTTTATGCGTTACTTGCCTATGGGGGTGTAGTACCTCTTCGTCAAAGTATGTGTTTAACTCTGGTGCCGTTTATGGAACCTTATACCATATTGTGTATGAGAGTCCTGATGGTGACGATATGCATGAAGAGATCAAAGCCGAAATGCAGCGTTTCGATAACTCCCTATCTACTTTTAATCCTGTATCTACCATATCGAAGATCAATAAGAATGAACCTACCGAACTTGATCCATTCTTCTTGAAATGTTATAACAAAGCTGTTTTGGTTTCAGAAGCTACAGAAGGAGCATTTGATATGACGGTTGCTCCGATGGTTAATGCATGGGGATTTGGTTTTAAGAATAGAGAGAAAGTAACTCCTGAAGTGGTGGATAGCCTCAAATCTATTGTTGGCTATCAGAAAGTACACCTTAAAGAGGGGAAAATTATAAAACAAGATCCTCGTACCATGTTAGATGCAAGTGCTATTGCCAAAGGGTTTTCTGTGGATGTTGTGGCCGAATACCTGAAAAATAAAGGGTGTAAGAACTTCATGGTAGAGATAGGTGGCGAAATAGTGGCACAAGGTGTCAATAGTAAAAATAAAACTTGGGTGATAGGTATCAATAAGCCCAAAGAGGATATGCCATTAGACCATCAAGAACTTCAAGCCACTGTTTCATTAAAAAATTGTGGAATGGCCACTTCTGGTAACTATCGAAATTTTTATGTGGATGGGGGTAAGAAATATGCCCACACAATTGATCCTCGATCAGGATATCCTGTTCAACACTCTCTTTTGAGTTCGAGTGTGATGGCTCCAACATGTATGGAGGCGGATGCTTTTGCCACCTCCTTTATGGTGTTAGGAGTTGAAAAATCGCAGGAGATCGTTTTGGCTAACCCTAAACTAGAGGCATTTTTTATCTATGCTGACGACAAAGGGAATACGAAAATCTGGAGCTCTCCAGGCTTCAAAAAACAGATTAAAGATATTATTGAATAG
- a CDS encoding HAD family hydrolase, producing the protein MIKYIAFDADDTLWENEPYFRETETAFISMLAPNSDYSETELKELLYHYIVNNVPLYGYGTRSLMLSLMGFCNQYATKHLSEMIEQTIALGHEQLKKKVVLLAQVKETLHKLSKNYQLLLITKGDLMEQNRKIAESGLVSYFKYIRVLEEKDNESYQSFFNEVGVDVKELVMVGNSYKSDVLPVEEIGGHAIFIPYKSTWAFEHADKKDSDRIFERGSISEVPVLITSIEQQNSCVSPSL; encoded by the coding sequence ATGATAAAATATATTGCATTTGATGCCGATGACACCCTATGGGAGAATGAACCCTATTTCAGAGAAACTGAAACGGCGTTTATTTCGATGTTGGCCCCAAATAGTGACTATAGCGAGACGGAATTAAAAGAACTATTGTATCACTATATCGTGAATAATGTACCACTATATGGTTACGGCACGCGCTCATTAATGTTATCATTAATGGGCTTCTGTAATCAGTATGCCACCAAGCACCTATCTGAAATGATAGAGCAAACCATTGCGCTGGGACATGAACAGCTTAAGAAAAAGGTGGTGCTGTTGGCACAAGTAAAAGAGACTTTACACAAATTGTCTAAGAACTATCAGCTTCTGCTCATTACCAAGGGCGATTTAATGGAACAGAATCGAAAGATCGCTGAAAGTGGTTTGGTCTCATACTTCAAATATATTCGAGTCCTTGAAGAGAAAGATAATGAAAGTTATCAGTCGTTTTTCAATGAGGTGGGTGTGGATGTGAAAGAGCTTGTAATGGTAGGGAACTCCTACAAATCCGATGTGCTACCAGTGGAAGAGATCGGAGGGCATGCCATATTCATCCCCTATAAGTCAACATGGGCTTTCGAACACGCCGATAAGAAAGATTCTGATAGAATCTTTGAAAGAGGAAGTATATCTGAAGTTCCTGTGCTGATTACATCTATCGAACAGCAGAATAGTTGTGTTTCTCCCTCTTTATAA
- a CDS encoding proline dehydrogenase family protein, translated as MFQSLIAKLLPNFPESFVWKFSKKYIAGKDLESLRIAARKEREKGAVTTVDLLGEEIQNMNEAHYFFEQYSELIPILAENDLDVNISIKPSMFGMKMDKETCYKLYEKIIEKVAKYPTGFVRIDMEDSSYTSMEIALYEHLLKKYPKNVGLVIQAYLYRSNKDVVELMEKYPDQSLNFRLCKGIYLEPKEVAYQDKQEVRDSYIRILKSIINHGGFVGIATHDSWIVEEALSWIRAHEIPKSQYEFQCLCGVKEGLKMDLIKQGEKERVYIPFGEHWFAYSTRRLKENPKMVNDIIKAFFSFS; from the coding sequence ATGTTTCAATCGTTAATCGCGAAATTGCTTCCGAATTTTCCGGAGTCGTTTGTGTGGAAGTTTTCTAAAAAATATATTGCAGGCAAGGACCTTGAGAGTCTCCGTATTGCAGCACGAAAAGAGAGAGAGAAAGGTGCTGTTACCACTGTGGATCTACTCGGGGAGGAGATACAAAACATGAATGAGGCTCACTATTTTTTTGAGCAATATTCGGAATTGATCCCTATCTTGGCAGAAAACGATTTGGATGTCAATATTTCGATCAAACCCTCTATGTTTGGTATGAAGATGGACAAAGAGACCTGTTATAAACTTTACGAAAAAATTATTGAAAAGGTCGCAAAGTACCCTACAGGATTTGTTCGAATTGATATGGAAGACTCTAGTTACACCTCGATGGAGATAGCGTTGTACGAACACCTCCTAAAAAAATATCCTAAAAACGTTGGTTTGGTCATCCAGGCCTATCTCTATCGTTCAAATAAAGATGTGGTAGAGTTGATGGAAAAATATCCTGACCAGAGCCTTAATTTCCGTCTTTGCAAAGGCATCTATCTCGAACCGAAGGAGGTAGCCTACCAGGATAAACAGGAGGTAAGAGACAGCTATATTCGAATATTAAAATCGATTATCAACCACGGAGGTTTTGTAGGTATCGCAACCCACGACAGTTGGATTGTAGAAGAGGCATTAAGCTGGATAAGAGCCCATGAAATACCCAAGAGTCAGTATGAGTTCCAATGTCTATGTGGTGTGAAAGAGGGACTTAAAATGGACCTGATCAAACAGGGAGAGAAAGAGCGGGTATACATTCCTTTTGGAGAGCATTGGTTTGCCTATTCAACCCGACGATTAAAAGAGAATCCTAAGATGGTAAATGATATTATCAAAGCCTTTTTCTCTTTTTCGTAA
- a CDS encoding leucine-rich repeat domain-containing protein, with product MKKCLFSLLVLLCPILGFGQAKLWDTSPYNYEGENGVAITRYLGSDTEVVFPADVEGQKVLAIIGVFEDKPDENVGVFGQYFNIPNRTITRIDLSQSTNLKVITDEALGHCIALKTVVWNDGLEEVGSAAFYKSSLNGIVTLPSSVKRIGMHAFSDCALIKVIEIGDQIETIRNFAFSMHDSPQLIIHSKTFPDIAENAFRKASQPRIFVEDDVVAAYRKNDKYKKLNPVFRRLSTFGKHDGDLWRTKKVQYKLSRYNWIDGVEITSYHGDETVITIPATIDGQKVVGISGKFGAGPLSSGIFGQSSAIPNTTVTAIDFSGAENLYYINQHAFAYCHGLTSIEFPKSLVEIGNYAFKGCLNNAQPLVIPDNVTTIGQSAFAWTPLHNLTIGAKVSTVGNFAFSSSGIGILHLKAPKAPTCEYSSFAFGDTGVKMTFENISYREVYRSNSRWVTYVYLNAYKKVATDVAQADVQHYRLWSSNGQVAVRSTKPMASVAMYDTMGRKLQESTKVGYEWSTNLGLGTTALVLIRFEDGQIARSKIVGKAN from the coding sequence ATGAAAAAATGTTTATTTAGTTTATTGGTCTTGCTATGTCCCATTCTAGGATTTGGGCAAGCAAAATTATGGGATACTTCCCCATATAACTATGAAGGGGAGAATGGTGTTGCCATTACCCGATATCTTGGATCAGATACAGAGGTTGTTTTTCCAGCTGACGTTGAGGGACAGAAAGTTCTTGCAATCATTGGTGTTTTTGAAGATAAACCCGATGAAAATGTAGGTGTATTTGGTCAATATTTCAATATCCCTAATAGAACCATAACACGAATTGATCTTAGTCAATCTACAAACTTAAAAGTGATTACAGATGAAGCATTGGGTCATTGTATCGCTTTAAAAACTGTTGTGTGGAATGATGGCTTAGAAGAGGTCGGATCTGCTGCTTTTTATAAAAGTTCATTGAATGGGATTGTAACTTTACCTTCAAGTGTTAAACGAATCGGAATGCATGCCTTTAGTGATTGTGCCCTGATCAAAGTTATTGAAATTGGCGATCAAATTGAGACAATCAGAAATTTTGCTTTTAGTATGCATGACTCTCCGCAACTTATTATTCATAGTAAGACATTCCCTGATATTGCAGAAAATGCTTTCCGTAAGGCATCACAGCCACGTATTTTTGTGGAGGATGATGTGGTGGCAGCTTATAGAAAGAACGATAAATATAAAAAGCTAAATCCTGTTTTTCGTCGTTTGTCTACTTTTGGTAAGCATGATGGGGATTTGTGGCGAACGAAAAAAGTACAATATAAATTATCAAGATATAACTGGATTGATGGTGTTGAAATTACTTCTTACCATGGAGATGAAACTGTAATAACGATTCCTGCAACTATAGATGGACAGAAAGTAGTAGGTATTTCAGGTAAGTTCGGAGCAGGACCATTGAGTTCAGGAATTTTTGGTCAATCTTCAGCGATACCAAATACAACTGTTACAGCGATTGACTTCTCAGGGGCTGAAAACTTGTATTATATCAATCAACATGCTTTTGCATATTGTCATGGATTGACTTCGATCGAGTTCCCTAAGAGTTTGGTAGAGATTGGTAATTACGCTTTTAAGGGGTGTCTTAACAATGCACAACCTTTGGTGATTCCGGATAATGTTACAACGATTGGTCAAAGTGCTTTTGCTTGGACCCCGTTGCATAATTTAACTATCGGTGCTAAAGTGTCTACTGTAGGTAATTTTGCATTCTCCTCTTCTGGAATAGGTATACTGCATCTTAAAGCACCTAAAGCACCAACTTGTGAGTATAGTTCTTTTGCTTTTGGTGATACTGGGGTTAAAATGACTTTTGAAAATATTTCGTATAGAGAAGTTTATCGAAGTAACTCTCGTTGGGTGACTTATGTATATCTTAATGCATACAAAAAAGTTGCTACCGATGTAGCGCAGGCTGATGTTCAGCATTATCGTTTATGGTCATCGAATGGTCAAGTAGCCGTTCGAAGTACAAAACCGATGGCATCTGTGGCCATGTATGATACGATGGGACGCAAGCTTCAGGAGTCTACAAAAGTTGGATATGAGTGGAGTACCAACTTAGGCTTGGGTACGACAGCTTTGGTTTTGATTCGTTTTGAAGATGGTCAAATAGCTAGAAGTAAAATTGTAGGCAAAGCGAACTAA
- a CDS encoding OmpH family outer membrane protein produces the protein MKNTFTIYFTKLMNKKTSNSIALLLSLIVVLVFSACNQNNQETKTASAPVNNGKIAFVRMDSLVVNYYLAKEINEAFQETQKGYNKEFGAKKQKFTEDAQAFQAKLQRGGFLTETSARKERDRILAMEQEVKKMDYELSAKLQKIQAENNQRVLDSLNAVLDRFQDAQHYKYILDGAAVLRTEGGDNITSEILDILNGSQKK, from the coding sequence ATGAAAAACACATTTACTATTTATTTTACGAAACTTATGAATAAGAAGACGAGTAATTCTATTGCACTACTTTTAAGCCTAATCGTTGTATTGGTTTTTAGTGCATGTAACCAAAATAATCAAGAAACGAAAACAGCTTCAGCTCCTGTTAACAATGGAAAGATTGCATTTGTTAGAATGGACTCTTTGGTGGTGAACTACTATCTTGCGAAAGAGATTAATGAGGCATTCCAAGAGACTCAAAAAGGATATAATAAAGAGTTTGGTGCGAAGAAGCAAAAGTTTACTGAAGATGCACAAGCTTTCCAAGCTAAACTACAGCGTGGTGGTTTCTTGACTGAAACAAGTGCGAGAAAAGAGAGAGATCGTATTTTGGCAATGGAGCAAGAGGTGAAGAAGATGGACTATGAACTGTCTGCTAAGCTTCAAAAGATTCAGGCGGAAAATAATCAGCGTGTTCTAGATAGTTTGAATGCTGTATTGGATCGTTTCCAAGATGCTCAACATTATAAGTATATTTTAGATGGTGCTGCTGTATTGCGTACAGAGGGTGGAGACAATATCACATCTGAGATTCTGGATATCCTAAACGGATCGCAGAAGAAGTAA